The Allorhodopirellula heiligendammensis genome includes a window with the following:
- a CDS encoding Gfo/Idh/MocA family protein: MENSKQLAKASPIILPASQVDSAATRRGFLQNSTLLAGTALGAGAGLGAMALPAAHAAGDDVIRFVLIGCGGRGSGAADQIMNTKGNVKLVAVHDAFEGKARDAVKRLSARHGDKVDVPEDHFFSDLDGYKKAIDVDCDLVVIATPPGFKPQQFEYAVNKGRHIFMEKPVATDAPGVRRVLKSVEESKKKNLMVAIGLQRRHEPSYIETIGRIHDGAIGDVISQQVYWNGNGIWYRNKQDDQNEMEFQTNNWYHFNWVCGDQICEQHIHNLDVGCWVKDAYPVSCNGMGGHQQRENGDGSKSQIFDHTFCEYTFADGTKMFSQGRHLAGGWSHVGEFAQGTKGTANPSGEIFGENAWKHKGKRVNGHQQEQHDLIEALMRGEIYNEGEYGAHSTFTAILGREACYSGKVVKWDELLEKGRDLAPGIDEFTLQSTPPVVKGEDGKYPIAVPGKYSPFG, translated from the coding sequence ATGGAAAATTCAAAGCAGCTCGCGAAAGCCTCACCTATCATTCTTCCTGCATCGCAAGTCGATTCGGCGGCAACTCGTCGCGGATTTTTACAGAACTCGACGCTGTTGGCCGGAACTGCCCTCGGTGCGGGTGCAGGCCTCGGTGCGATGGCTCTCCCTGCCGCCCATGCTGCTGGCGATGACGTCATTCGTTTTGTCTTGATTGGGTGCGGTGGTCGTGGCAGCGGAGCTGCTGACCAGATCATGAACACGAAGGGCAACGTCAAACTTGTCGCCGTCCACGATGCGTTTGAGGGCAAGGCACGTGATGCGGTCAAGCGACTCTCGGCCCGGCACGGCGACAAAGTCGATGTCCCTGAGGACCACTTTTTCAGTGACCTCGACGGTTACAAGAAAGCCATTGACGTCGATTGCGACCTGGTCGTCATCGCCACACCGCCAGGCTTCAAGCCTCAGCAATTCGAGTATGCCGTCAACAAGGGACGGCATATCTTCATGGAAAAACCAGTCGCGACCGATGCTCCTGGCGTCCGCCGCGTGCTCAAGAGCGTCGAAGAATCAAAGAAGAAGAACTTGATGGTCGCTATCGGCCTGCAGCGCCGCCACGAACCCTCGTACATCGAAACGATCGGTCGCATCCACGACGGTGCGATCGGAGACGTCATCTCACAGCAAGTGTACTGGAACGGCAACGGAATCTGGTATCGCAATAAGCAAGATGACCAGAATGAAATGGAGTTCCAAACCAATAACTGGTACCACTTCAACTGGGTGTGCGGCGATCAAATCTGTGAACAGCACATCCATAACTTGGACGTCGGCTGTTGGGTGAAAGACGCTTATCCCGTTAGCTGTAACGGCATGGGTGGACACCAGCAGCGTGAAAATGGTGATGGCTCGAAATCCCAGATCTTCGACCACACGTTCTGTGAATACACCTTCGCAGACGGCACGAAGATGTTCTCGCAGGGGCGGCACCTCGCCGGTGGTTGGAGTCACGTCGGAGAGTTCGCACAGGGAACCAAGGGGACTGCCAATCCGAGCGGTGAGATCTTCGGCGAAAACGCGTGGAAACACAAAGGAAAACGCGTTAACGGTCACCAACAGGAACAACACGACCTCATCGAAGCGCTCATGCGTGGCGAGATCTACAATGAAGGCGAATACGGCGCCCATTCGACCTTCACCGCCATTCTCGGCCGCGAAGCCTGCTATTCGGGCAAGGTGGTCAAGTGGGACGAATTGCTCGAGAAAGGCCGTGATTTGGCCCCTGGCATCGATGAATTCACCCTCCAGTCCACCCCCCCGGTTGTCAAGGGCGAGGATGGCAAATACCCGATCGCCGTGCCAGGCAAATACAGCCCCTTCGGCTGA
- a CDS encoding hydroxypyruvate isomerase family protein, translated as MTARPKLSVCIDAVFEGVPEPEAIARVADAGIDAFEFWCWWEKDLDQIIAARDKHGMTVAACCTRFVSLADPALRSHYLQGLQESIAAARQLGCSTLISQVGDFRPGIPREQQQQSLIDGLSEAAPLLEQAGITLVIEPLNELVDHVGYYLVRSDEAFEVVDAVGSENVKVVFDIYHQQISEGHVIERLTRRVDAIKHFHAAGNPGRHELTRGELNYPEILAAIAAANYDGYVGLEYWPQGDPDAGLRQAAAMVATS; from the coding sequence TTGACTGCCCGCCCCAAGTTATCGGTTTGTATCGACGCTGTTTTTGAAGGGGTCCCGGAGCCCGAGGCAATCGCTCGCGTCGCGGACGCTGGCATTGATGCGTTTGAGTTTTGGTGCTGGTGGGAGAAGGATCTTGATCAGATCATCGCTGCGCGCGACAAGCACGGCATGACGGTCGCTGCTTGTTGCACTCGGTTCGTTTCGCTTGCCGACCCGGCGTTGCGAAGTCACTATCTACAAGGGCTCCAAGAATCTATTGCCGCGGCGAGGCAATTGGGGTGCTCGACATTAATTTCGCAAGTCGGCGATTTTCGTCCGGGGATACCGCGCGAGCAACAGCAGCAGTCGCTCATTGATGGCCTGAGCGAAGCGGCGCCATTGCTCGAACAAGCGGGGATCACACTGGTTATCGAACCGCTCAATGAACTCGTCGATCATGTTGGTTACTACCTCGTACGCAGCGACGAGGCCTTTGAAGTTGTCGATGCAGTGGGCAGTGAGAATGTTAAAGTGGTCTTCGATATTTATCATCAACAGATCAGCGAAGGGCATGTGATTGAGCGACTGACCCGCCGCGTCGACGCGATCAAGCATTTCCACGCCGCAGGGAACCCAGGGCGGCATGAACTCACTCGTGGCGAGTTGAACTATCCGGAGATCTTGGCCGCGATCGCAGCGGCGAACTATGACGGCTACGTCGGTCTGGAATACTGGCCTCAGGGCGATCCTGATGCTGGTCTCCGCCAAGCTGCAGCGATGGTAGCAACCTCTTAA
- a CDS encoding TspO/MBR family protein: protein MNLQTDWRAWYDALGKPAWTPEPSTISLIWTILYPIIVVTFLYVFYKIARKQLPWRVGIPFAINLVANLAFTPILFGLQNLQLAAVDITIVWLSLLWAMVSIWPHQRWIAIAQVPYFVWVSIASMLQFAITANN, encoded by the coding sequence ATGAATCTGCAAACGGATTGGCGAGCCTGGTACGACGCGCTGGGCAAACCGGCTTGGACACCTGAGCCATCCACGATCAGTCTGATCTGGACGATACTCTATCCGATTATCGTGGTGACCTTCCTCTACGTTTTTTACAAGATCGCCCGTAAACAGTTGCCGTGGAGGGTGGGCATCCCCTTTGCGATCAACCTGGTTGCCAACCTGGCATTCACTCCCATTCTGTTTGGATTGCAAAATCTGCAGCTGGCGGCGGTTGATATCACGATTGTGTGGCTGAGTCTCCTGTGGGCCATGGTTTCGATTTGGCCGCACCAGCGTTGGATTGCGATCGCCCAAGTTCCTTACTTTGTATGGGTTTCGATCGCTTCAATGCTACAGTTCGCGATTACAGCAAACAATTGA
- a CDS encoding CsbD family protein, with amino-acid sequence MSTQQQMKGQWNSIRGSVKEKYGQITDDELSQVEGDQEQLIGLIQQKVGAARSEVEDFLSKIYEDAGASFAWTGQKLQRGYNESTRAVANHPAESVVAALGIGLLVGVAIGYSLAADRYREPTWRERWNGR; translated from the coding sequence ATGTCTACTCAGCAACAGATGAAAGGCCAGTGGAATTCGATCCGCGGGTCGGTGAAAGAGAAATATGGTCAGATCACTGATGATGAACTGAGCCAAGTGGAAGGTGATCAGGAGCAACTCATTGGCTTGATCCAGCAGAAGGTCGGCGCCGCGAGATCCGAAGTCGAGGATTTCCTGAGCAAGATTTACGAAGACGCCGGTGCGAGCTTCGCCTGGACTGGCCAGAAGCTGCAGCGAGGGTACAACGAATCGACCAGAGCGGTCGCAAACCATCCAGCGGAATCGGTTGTGGCTGCGTTGGGGATCGGCCTGCTGGTCGGTGTGGCGATTGGCTACTCGTTAGCTGCGGATCGGTATCGCGAGCCAACTTGGCGTGAACGCTGGAACGGCCGTTAA
- a CDS encoding deoxyhypusine synthase family protein, whose amino-acid sequence MKVTDFLETHFRHFNARELRDAARSYGEFVTAGGKMMVTLAGAMSTGELGLSLAEMIRQGKVHAITCTAANLEEDLFNLVAHDEYRTIANWRALSVQDEVELRDAGYNRVTDTCIPETVMRHLEHRLTKLWIEQAASDETWMPCDFMFALLDDPTFAEHFQVPRENSWMAAAKDAGIPVYTPGIEDSTLGNIYAARVHDGTVPNHTAFAPGTEQMQRLIEWYEAHSADAPIGIFQIGGGIAGDFPICVVPLLKQDLEKDVRLWGYFCQISDAVTSYGGYSGAVPNEKITWYKLDPESPKFMIQSDASICAPLMFAHVLGW is encoded by the coding sequence ATGAAAGTTACCGATTTCCTGGAAACGCACTTCCGCCACTTCAATGCTCGTGAACTGCGGGACGCTGCCCGTTCCTACGGCGAGTTCGTCACGGCGGGCGGCAAGATGATGGTTACCCTCGCCGGCGCGATGAGCACAGGCGAGCTCGGTTTGTCGCTGGCTGAGATGATCCGTCAGGGCAAAGTCCATGCGATCACTTGCACCGCAGCGAACCTGGAAGAGGATCTCTTTAATCTCGTCGCCCACGATGAGTATCGCACGATCGCCAATTGGCGCGCCCTCTCGGTGCAAGACGAAGTGGAGCTGCGCGACGCCGGGTACAACCGTGTCACGGATACCTGTATCCCCGAGACGGTGATGCGGCACCTCGAGCACCGCCTGACCAAACTGTGGATCGAGCAGGCGGCCAGCGACGAGACTTGGATGCCTTGCGACTTCATGTTTGCGCTACTCGACGATCCTACTTTCGCGGAACATTTTCAGGTGCCCCGTGAGAACAGCTGGATGGCCGCAGCCAAGGATGCGGGGATTCCCGTTTACACGCCCGGTATTGAAGACTCCACTCTGGGCAACATCTATGCCGCTCGCGTCCATGATGGCACAGTTCCCAATCACACCGCGTTTGCGCCGGGCACCGAGCAGATGCAGCGCCTGATCGAATGGTATGAGGCTCACAGTGCCGACGCGCCCATTGGGATCTTCCAGATCGGAGGCGGCATCGCTGGAGATTTCCCAATCTGTGTCGTTCCATTGTTGAAGCAGGACCTCGAGAAAGATGTTCGGCTGTGGGGCTACTTCTGTCAGATCAGTGATGCGGTCACCAGCTATGGTGGCTACAGCGGGGCGGTCCCGAATGAGAAAATCACCTGGTACAAGCTCGATCCAGAATCGCCGAAATTCATGATCCAGAGCGATGCGTCGATTTGTGCTCCGCTGATGTTCGCCCATGTGCTGGGCTGGTGA